AATCGCGTCCCGGTGTGGTGATCTGGTAGTTGAGCGAATGCACGCCGTTCGCCAGGTAGATGAAGGCACTGCGCTTCGGCGTTGCCACCTGTTGTTCCGCCGCTCGCAATGGAACCATGCACTCCAGGAACGGGAGCGAGATGCAGGTCCCCATCGCACGCAGCGCGTGCCGGCGGTCGATCAACCAGGACTGTGAAAGAAAGTGACTCATAAGTTTTTCCTTGAAAGGGATTGGTGTGATTCAGCGTTTGCGGAGTAAGTCGGACATCGCGACGGCGCGGATGATGTCTTTGACTCGGTACTGATTTTTCTTGGCTTCGGCTTCGATCAGCTTCAGGTCGTCTTGATCGTCGACGGTCAGCACTCGGCGCAGAGCGTAGGTGCAGAGGTGCTCGATGAAGGCTCGGGCGATTTGGGCTCGGTCTTGGATTAAGAGTTGTTTGAACTGCACGGAGTCTTTGAACGAGCGGCCGTCAGGCATCACACCGGAGGCATCCACGACGGGATTTTCACCGACGCCTGTGGGAACCAACTCGCGGGTTCGCCATTGGCCAACGGCGTCGTACTGGTCGAACGCCAGTCCCAGCGGGTCGATGTTGCGATGGCACGCAGCACAACTCGCGTTCTTGGCATGTGTTTCAATTCTCTGGCGGATGGTGATCTTGGTTCCCGTGGGCGGGATCGGTTCGATCGGATCGACGTTGGCTGGCGGCGGCGGCGGGGTCTTGTTGAAGATCGCTTCGCTGAGCCACACGCCGCGATGCACCGGTCGATGGCGTGTGCCATCCGACGTCAGGCCGAGCACCGCGCCCATCGTCAGCAGTCCGCCGCGATGATCTTCGGGCTTCAGCGCGACTCGTTGAAAGCCGCCGGTCTTCGGTTCGAGCAGTCCGTAGAAATCACAGAGCCGCGCGTTCGCCATCGTCCAGTCAGAATCAATGAAGCTGTCGACGGGCATGTTCTTGGCGAACATCTCGCGGAAGAACTCGACAGGCTCAACTCGCAGGCTGGTTTCGAGCCATGCGTCGTAAGTCGGATACAGCTTCTTGTCCGGCGGGAACATCCCGAGCCGATGCAGTTGCAGCCACTGCCGCACGAAGTCATTGATGAAGCGATTCGTCTTACCGTCGGCGAGCAACCGGTCGACTTCTTTCTTCAGCCCCTCGCCTTGCAGCGCTCCACTTCGCGCTGCCGCGAACAGCCCATCGTCGGGCATCGAACTCCAGAGGAAGTACGACAGCCGCGAGGCGAGTTCCGCATCGTTGAGCCGTTCGCGCGCGACCGGGTCGCCTTCCACGAGATAGATGAAGTGCCGCGATGTCAGCACGCCCTGCATCGCGACTCGATAAGCATCGGCAGGCTTCTCACCCGCGTCGCGCTCCGAACGATAAGCCTGTAAGTAATCTGACAGCTCATCCTTCTTGACTGGTCGCCGCCAAGCTCGTTCGGCAAAGCGATGCAGGTGCTCGGCGACGACTTCGATCGTCGGGTCATCGGGCGGCAGCAGACCGTTGCGTCGCGACTTCTCGGCGTCGGTTTCGAGCGGTCCTGCCCACTCGATCCAATCGAGCAGCACGGTCGAGAAGAGTCCGTTCCCCTTGCCATCGAACATCTGCGGAGCGTTCGGGGTCAGCAGTCTCGTCTCGCTGCTGTGCGTGAAGATGTAGCTGTTGCCGTTGAGTGCGTTGCGGAAGGCGGCACCGGCGCGGCGATCGACCACATCCGTCGAGACGACGCAGAAGTCGAGCGACATTGGCATCTCCAGAAACACTTCGAACTCATGCACCTGCGGGCTGTCTTCGGGAGCCGTGATGTCAAACTCGATGAGGCCATCGACGGTCTCTTCACCAGTTCGCTTGCCGATGCTGAGGTGCGCCGTCTGGCCGCCGATCGGACGAATCCCGCTCGCCTGAATGCGGACCTTGTAAAGCCCGCTGTGCTCCGGCCCGACCTTGCCAAACCAGTTCGCCGAGAGTGCGTTGTGAACGCTGCCGGGATAGAGCAGATAACGCAGCGGTCGCTTGATGCCGAATCGGTCCAGCGTTTCTTGCTGATTCTTGCCGCCGTTGTAACGCAGCTCTGCAGCCGTCTTGCGAATCTTGCGGGCATCGCCCGAAGTCACCGGAAAGGCACGGTCCAGCACGAGCCCCGCCGCTCGGTAGTAGCGATCGACATGCGACGGCGAGAGCGACAACTCCGAGCCAATCCGCTCGAACCCGTGCCACAGCGTGTCTTCATTCAACTCGCCGGGCTTCGTCGGGTCGTACCGCACGCCGAGCAGGTCGTAGACGGTGTTCTGATACTCCTTCCGACTCAGCCGGTAATGGGCCACAGCTGGGCGTGCCGCCATCCGCGCCGCTCGCCCTTCCTTCAGCCGCGCGTCGAGACTCGTCACGAACTCGGAGATCTCCGCCTGTGTCGGCTGCGGCTCTTTCTTCGGAGGCATCTCGCCGCTATTGATCTTGTCGAGGGCCTCCGCCCAGTGATGCGTATGCGCGCCCGACTTGAAATCGCGCGACAACCGATCGAGTCGGATGTCACCCTCTTCCTTCTGTGGTCCATGACATCGAAGGCAGTGCTTCTCCAGAAAGGCTTCAAACGGCTCGGCCGCGCTGACGGCGCTGCCGAACCCAAGGCAGGCGGCAAAAATCATCAATGTTCGGACAAGCATCAGATTTGGTTCCTTGCAGCTTTAGGTGAGGCCCAGCTTCAGGGCTGTTCGGGCACTCGATATTCGATGGTGGCAATCACGTGAATCATGGCAATCGCTCCTTGTGACTCTCGATGTGCTTCCGCAACTCGGCCGTCGCAGCAGCGACATGGCCTTTCGCCAGCTCATCCACAATGCGTTGGTGACTTTCGACGCCCCTCTGCCACTCGGCCTTCTTCACGCTCTCGCGGAAGCGTTGAAAGAAAACATGCAGTAGGTCGCCGAACGCGACGAGCGGTTGCAGTCCGCTTGCGTTCAGCAACGAACGATGAAAAAGGATATCCAACTCGATCCAAGTCTTCAGATCGCGCGCCGACCGAAACTGCTCGACGAGCTCCCGCAGTCGCGCCTCAATCGCCGGGTCATCCTTCATCCGTCGCGCGACATGCGGCAGCACTCCGGTTTCCAGAATCACGCGGCTGTCAATGAGCTGCTGCGGATCGGCCTCCAGCAAGCCGGCATGAAAGCTCAAATGCTCCGTGAGCCGTTCCATGTCGATGCGTCCGACCGTCAGCCCGACGCCGGTTTTCGATTCCACGATCCCGAGAAACTCGAGCGACTTGGTGGCTTCACGCAGGCTCAGCCGACTGATGCCAAACGTCTCCGCAAGCTGAGTCTCCGTCGGCAGTCGATCACCCGGCCCAAGCTTCTGGTCGACGATGTATTGCTGAATTTGACCAGCAACCTGATCGCGGACTTTGGGGCGACGAAGCGTTTGCATGAATTTCCTCCGGTACGATTGCGAGCCGCGAGCCTGGACGATAGATTATCAGACAATCAGATGCCGTGCAAGCCTCCCCCAGACCATTTCAGCCCCGAGGAGCAAGTTCGCCATGCCGACGGTCGCCATCACCGATTACTCGTTCCCCGATCTTGAACTCGAGCGGGCGATCCTGTCCGCCGCCGGATTCGAGTTACAAAGCGGAAACGACAAGCAGACTTCCGCCCTGAAATCGATCGTCGCTGAGGCCGATGCGGTCATCACGCAGTTCGCCCCGATCAACTCGGACGTCATCGGAGCCATGCAGCGGGCGAAGGTCATCGTTCGCTACGGCATCGGTTACGACAGTGTCGATGTGCAGGCGGCGCGCGAGCGCGGCATTCCCGTCTGCAACATTCCCGACTACTGCATCGATGAAGTTGCCGACCACACGCTGGCGTTCATTCTTGGCGTCACACGGCAGGTCGTTCCCAACACGTTGCACGTGCGCGACGGCAAGTGGGGACTGGCAACGCCGCTTGATCAACTGCGAACTCTGCGCGATCAAACCGTGGGGATCGTCGGCTTCGGTCGCATCGGGCGTGAAGTCGCAGCGCGACTTGCTCCGTTCAAGAGTCGCCGGCTGGTGTTCGACGCCTTCGTTCCGACCGAAGTCGTGCGAAACGCCGGTTGCGAACCGGTGTCGCTGGATGACCTGCTCGGTCAGTCCGACATCGTGACGCTGCACTGTCCTTCGACTCCCCAGACGAAAAAGCTGCTCAACGCGACTTCCATCGCGAGGATGAAGCCCGGATCTGTGGTCATCAATTTGGCTCGGGGCGATCTCGTCGACACGGCGGCCCTCGTCGCTGCGCTGCAATCCGGACATCTGGCCGGGGCGGCGATTGATGTCTGCGACCCGGAGCCGATTCCGACCGACGGTCCCCTACGTTCGCTTCCCAATGTCATCGTCGCTTCGCACATTGCGTCCGCGAGTCCAAAGGCCGTGCGGACGTTGCGCGAAACAGCGGCCCACATCGCGGTCATGGCATTGCGAGGCGAACCGCTGCCGAACGTGGTCAATGGAGTCAAACCGTGAGTCATTCGGTTCTTGTGACGGGCGGGAGCGGCTTTATCGGCACGTGGGTGCTGCGCGAGCTGCTGGAATCGGGAGCGCGCGCCGTCGCACTCGACGTTCGCCCGGCGACGGAGCGTTGGAATCGCGTGCTTGGCGACCGGGCAAAGGACGTCATCTTTTCCGACGTGTCGCTCACCGATCGCGACGGGCTGGCCGCACTGATGAAACAACACGACGTGTCGCATGTGATTCACCTGGCGGCGCTGCTCACCCCCGATTGTCAGCAAGATCCCTTTTGCGGCTGCCAAGTGAACGTGCTCGGCAGCACGGCCGTCTTTGATGCGGCCCGTCGCGTTGGTTCTGTTCAGGCGATTGCGTTGGCCAGTTCGTACGCGGTCTACGGCGATGGCGGGGCAGACGCATCTCAGCCGCCGATGTTTTACGGCGCGTTCAAGCAGTCGGTCGATCTGATTGCGGCTCAGTATTGGAGGCATTTCGGCCTGCGTTCGCTAGCCATTCGCCCACACGTTGTCTACGGGCCCGAGCGTGAAGCGGGGCTGACCGCGGGGCCTTCGCTGGCCTGTCGCGCCGCCGTGCGGGGAGCGCAATACGAGATTGGCTACAGTGGAACGGCCGGATACGACTACGTTGAAGATGTTGCCCGGGCCTTTGTGCGCGGCGCACTGGAATGCCCTCCGGGCGCCACGATCGCGGACCTGCCGAGCGAACCGGCAACCACCCAAGAGGTCGTGCAATGGATCGAGCGTTCGGCCCCAGAGTCGCGCGGCCGGATCACTGTTTTCGGCCCCCCTATTCCTTCGAACGTCCCATCGGAACCGCGAGACATACGTCAGGTTCTGCCTGGCTGGCAGCCGACTCGGCTCGCGGAAGGCATCGCGAAGACGATTGCTTTCTATCGAAACGCAGGGGGGACGGCATGACAAATCCAGTCGAGATTGGAAAGCTCGTTCATTTCGCCCGCTCGTGTTTCCAATTCGTTGGAATGAACGAATTGAATGCGAGCGAAGCCGCCGAGGCGCTGGTCGTCACCGACGCGATGGGTGTCTTCACGCACGGAACGAAGCTGTTGGCGGGATACCTCAAAAAACTTCAAGGGGGGGGCTACAACCCGACTGCTAAACCACGCATCGAGCGCGAAGGTCCGGGCTGGGCGATCATCGACGGGCAATCGGCGCTCGGCCAGGTTGGCAGCCTGTTTGCCCTGCGCACGGCTATTCAAAAAGCGCGACAGGTCGGAATCGCCTATGTCGGCCTGAGAAACACCGGACATATCGGAGCCGCAGGATACTACGCGGCACTCGCAGCGCGCGAGGGGATGATCGCGATGGCGACAGGAAACGACATTCCGAGCGTCGCGGCTCCCGGATCTCGCACCGCGGTCCTTGGCAGCAATCCGTTAGCGTATGCGATTCCCGTGGGCGACGGCGATCCGATTCTGCTCGACATCGCGACCGCAGCCGTCGCCGGGGGGAAAGTCTACGCGGCGATTCAACGCGGCGAGCCGATTCCAAACACCTGGCTCATCGGTCCCGAGGGACAGCCCACGACCGACGGCTCGCTTTATCCGAAAGACGCCGCGCTTGCGCCAATGGCCGGGCATAAGGGGTATGGTTTAGGGCTGTGGTGCGAAATCCTCTCGGCGATTCTCCCTGGCGGAAACATCACCTGGCAGGTTGGCAGTTGGATCTTCGACGAGCCTGGACGTCCCTCCTGGCACAACGCCTCGTTCACGGTGATCGACGTGGCCGCGATGTCGCCCATGGGCGAGTTTCAACAGCGAATGCGGCGTTTGATCGATGAGTTGCACGGCGCGCCCACGGCGAACGGCGTCGAGCGCGTGTTGCTGCCAGGCGAACGGGAGTGGAATAGCTATCGTCTCGCGCAAACGCAGGGCATCACCTTGCCGCCCGACGTTCAAGAAAAACTGAAGCAGGCGTCCGAGATGACCGGCGTTGCGCTTGGAGATTTCGTCATCACTCGATAGCCGTGGATCCTCACTATGAAAATCGTTCGATACCAAACCTCGACCGGCCAGATCGCAGACGGGCGACTTCACGCCGACGGACGCACCACGCGACTTGCCGGGGAGATTCTCGGCGAGCTGACCGACACGGGCGAACCGGCAGCCGTCGCGAAGATGCTGGCTCCGCTGGAGCCGCGAGACATCATCTGCATCGGCTTGAACTATCGAAAACACGCTGCTGAGGGTAACCAGCCGATTCCGGAATGGCCCGTTGTTTTCATGAAGAACAGCGGCACGCTCCAGCATCCGGGCGACCCGATCATCCTGCCGCGACGGCTCAAGAGCGACGCCGTCGACTACGAATGCGAACTGGCCGTGGTGATCGGCAAGGAGTGTCACAACGTTTCTAAGGCTGACGCCCTGCAGTATGTGCTCGGCTACACTTGTGCCAACGACGTCAGCGCTCGCGACTGGCAGATGAAGTACGGCGGCAGCCAATGGTGCCGCGGCAAAACGTTCGCCACGTTTTGCCCCCTTGGCCCGTGCCTCGTCACCCGCGACGAGATCCCGAATCCGAACGCACTCGGGATTCGGACGATCCTGAACGGCCAGACGATGCAGGACTGGAACACCAACGACATGATCTTCGATGTGCCGACTCTCATCGAATTCCTCAGCGGCAGTACGCGACTGGCTGCGGGGACCGTGATCTTGACGGGAACGCCGCACGGAGTCGGCGGCGCTAGAAAACCTCCCGTGTTCCTGCAACCCGGAGACAGCGTGACCATCGAGATCGAAGGCATCGGCTCATTGACGAATCCGGTTATCGCAGAAGGAGAATCAGCATGAGTTCAACGTTACCCCGGCTGTCCGCATCTCACTGGAACTGGTCCGTGCTGGTCGCCGTCGTCTTCGTGTTGAGTCACGGTGTCAACGCGTGGAGTGAGGAGCCGCGATTCATTGACCATTCGCTGCTGATCGCTCCGGAGTATCCCTGTACATGGCCGAGTCACCCATTTCCTCGCTTTGCCTTGATCCATCAGCGAACGATCGGACCCGAGTCGGCCTATAACATCGATACGCTGCTGATCGACGGCAACACGGGAACGCAGCTCGATGTGCCGCCGCACTCGGTCGCCCGGCCGGACCTGAAGCGAGAGAAGTCGGGGCCGCTCGGGCTGGCTTACACGGACAAGATCGAACCGTGGCAATTCGGCGGCGAAGCCTGTGTGGTCGATGTGCGCGATCTCCTGGATCAGGCGCCTAAGGGTGTCAGCCCGTTGGTCAAGCCGGCGCACATCGAGCGGTTCGAGAAACAGCATCGACAAGTTCGCTTCGGCGACGTCGTCTTGTTTCGCAGCGGCTATTCGGACAAGTACTACCGACCGCTGCCCGAAGGTCGCCGCTTCATCGCTGAAATTCTCGATCGCAAGGCACCCGGCTATCCCGATCCCGATCCGGAATGCATGGAGCTGCTTGGGAAACGAGGTGTGCTCACGCTCGGAACCGACAGCGCCAGTATGGGACCGCTGCCGGATCTTGCTGAACCCACACACTACGCGGGGCTCAAGTACGGAATGATCTGGACGGAGGGGGCGTCGAATCTGGGAGCGTTGCCCGCAACTGGCGCGTTCTATTGTCTGCTCGGTCCGAAACATAAAGATGGCCCTTATAGCGAAGGCCGTGCCTTTTCGATTGTCGGAGGCGACCTGCCGATGCGGCTCATCAACTCGTGTCGCAACAAGCGAGCCGTCGATCTGTCGCCGACACTCGCGCCCCAACGGCCACTCACGCATCCGGGCATCGGCACCGGCGATCATCGTCAGGTCTACTTGAAGATCGACTTCCTGTACTCCGAGTATCTCGACATGTGGCATCACGGCCATCTCATGGATGCCATGACCGGAACCCATCTGGTACCTCCCAGTTTCGCCCTGCCTGCTGCGGAGCTGCCGATTCCCTACGCCCCTGAGATTCGTGGTTGGCTGCAAGAGTACGAAAAGAAATACGGCCGACGCGGGACCAGTTCGCTGACAACCGAGCAGGTACCTCTCGACTGGACTTGTGGCGAGACACGAGTCATTGACGTCCGGTCGCTAGTGGGTTCGACCCAATCGACGAACTGGCCCGCATCGCCCGAGATTACCGTTGCACACGTAGAGGCTTACGAACGAACGACAAACCCATTGCGGCCCGGTGACGTCGTCATTTTTCGTACGGGACATAATGACCGAAATCTTCTGCCGCCGATGGACAATTCCGGAATGTGGATTGATCCGCTCCGCGGCAAAACCGAAGGCTGGCCCGCTCCAGGTCCCGACGTGATCGTTTACCTCAAGGAAAAGGGCATTCGCTGCGTAGCGAGCGATGCGCCCGACCTCGGTGGCGTCGACCCACGGCGGGCGCTGATGACGTATTGGGCACTGGGCAGCCGTGAGATGGTCGGCGTCGAGTTCCTGGTGAATGTCGACAAGATTCCCGCGAAGGGCGCCTACTTTCTATTTGTCGCAGTCAAGGTCCGCGATTGTCATGGCGGCCCGGGCCGCGCCATCGTGTTGTATTAGGTCTGCCTGTGGTCGAGTCGCCGAGCGACTCAGCCACATCGGTTGGTGACGCCCGAGATCAGAGAACCTCATGAACCAAGACCTCGAACAATCGACATTGCGGAGAGTGGCCTGGAGGATAGTGCCCTTCATCTGCCTGTTGTATGTGCTGAACATACTGGATCGCGCCAACGTCGGC
Above is a window of Anatilimnocola aggregata DNA encoding:
- a CDS encoding DUF1592 domain-containing protein, producing MLVRTLMIFAACLGFGSAVSAAEPFEAFLEKHCLRCHGPQKEEGDIRLDRLSRDFKSGAHTHHWAEALDKINSGEMPPKKEPQPTQAEISEFVTSLDARLKEGRAARMAARPAVAHYRLSRKEYQNTVYDLLGVRYDPTKPGELNEDTLWHGFERIGSELSLSPSHVDRYYRAAGLVLDRAFPVTSGDARKIRKTAAELRYNGGKNQQETLDRFGIKRPLRYLLYPGSVHNALSANWFGKVGPEHSGLYKVRIQASGIRPIGGQTAHLSIGKRTGEETVDGLIEFDITAPEDSPQVHEFEVFLEMPMSLDFCVVSTDVVDRRAGAAFRNALNGNSYIFTHSSETRLLTPNAPQMFDGKGNGLFSTVLLDWIEWAGPLETDAEKSRRNGLLPPDDPTIEVVAEHLHRFAERAWRRPVKKDELSDYLQAYRSERDAGEKPADAYRVAMQGVLTSRHFIYLVEGDPVARERLNDAELASRLSYFLWSSMPDDGLFAAARSGALQGEGLKKEVDRLLADGKTNRFINDFVRQWLQLHRLGMFPPDKKLYPTYDAWLETSLRVEPVEFFREMFAKNMPVDSFIDSDWTMANARLCDFYGLLEPKTGGFQRVALKPEDHRGGLLTMGAVLGLTSDGTRHRPVHRGVWLSEAIFNKTPPPPPANVDPIEPIPPTGTKITIRQRIETHAKNASCAACHRNIDPLGLAFDQYDAVGQWRTRELVPTGVGENPVVDASGVMPDGRSFKDSVQFKQLLIQDRAQIARAFIEHLCTYALRRVLTVDDQDDLKLIEAEAKKNQYRVKDIIRAVAMSDLLRKR
- a CDS encoding FadR/GntR family transcriptional regulator codes for the protein MQTLRRPKVRDQVAGQIQQYIVDQKLGPGDRLPTETQLAETFGISRLSLREATKSLEFLGIVESKTGVGLTVGRIDMERLTEHLSFHAGLLEADPQQLIDSRVILETGVLPHVARRMKDDPAIEARLRELVEQFRSARDLKTWIELDILFHRSLLNASGLQPLVAFGDLLHVFFQRFRESVKKAEWQRGVESHQRIVDELAKGHVAAATAELRKHIESHKERLP
- a CDS encoding C-terminal binding protein; its protein translation is MPTVAITDYSFPDLELERAILSAAGFELQSGNDKQTSALKSIVAEADAVITQFAPINSDVIGAMQRAKVIVRYGIGYDSVDVQAARERGIPVCNIPDYCIDEVADHTLAFILGVTRQVVPNTLHVRDGKWGLATPLDQLRTLRDQTVGIVGFGRIGREVAARLAPFKSRRLVFDAFVPTEVVRNAGCEPVSLDDLLGQSDIVTLHCPSTPQTKKLLNATSIARMKPGSVVINLARGDLVDTAALVAALQSGHLAGAAIDVCDPEPIPTDGPLRSLPNVIVASHIASASPKAVRTLRETAAHIAVMALRGEPLPNVVNGVKP
- a CDS encoding NAD-dependent epimerase/dehydratase family protein, translated to MSHSVLVTGGSGFIGTWVLRELLESGARAVALDVRPATERWNRVLGDRAKDVIFSDVSLTDRDGLAALMKQHDVSHVIHLAALLTPDCQQDPFCGCQVNVLGSTAVFDAARRVGSVQAIALASSYAVYGDGGADASQPPMFYGAFKQSVDLIAAQYWRHFGLRSLAIRPHVVYGPEREAGLTAGPSLACRAAVRGAQYEIGYSGTAGYDYVEDVARAFVRGALECPPGATIADLPSEPATTQEVVQWIERSAPESRGRITVFGPPIPSNVPSEPRDIRQVLPGWQPTRLAEGIAKTIAFYRNAGGTA
- a CDS encoding Ldh family oxidoreductase, producing the protein MTNPVEIGKLVHFARSCFQFVGMNELNASEAAEALVVTDAMGVFTHGTKLLAGYLKKLQGGGYNPTAKPRIEREGPGWAIIDGQSALGQVGSLFALRTAIQKARQVGIAYVGLRNTGHIGAAGYYAALAAREGMIAMATGNDIPSVAAPGSRTAVLGSNPLAYAIPVGDGDPILLDIATAAVAGGKVYAAIQRGEPIPNTWLIGPEGQPTTDGSLYPKDAALAPMAGHKGYGLGLWCEILSAILPGGNITWQVGSWIFDEPGRPSWHNASFTVIDVAAMSPMGEFQQRMRRLIDELHGAPTANGVERVLLPGEREWNSYRLAQTQGITLPPDVQEKLKQASEMTGVALGDFVITR
- a CDS encoding fumarylacetoacetate hydrolase family protein, producing the protein MKIVRYQTSTGQIADGRLHADGRTTRLAGEILGELTDTGEPAAVAKMLAPLEPRDIICIGLNYRKHAAEGNQPIPEWPVVFMKNSGTLQHPGDPIILPRRLKSDAVDYECELAVVIGKECHNVSKADALQYVLGYTCANDVSARDWQMKYGGSQWCRGKTFATFCPLGPCLVTRDEIPNPNALGIRTILNGQTMQDWNTNDMIFDVPTLIEFLSGSTRLAAGTVILTGTPHGVGGARKPPVFLQPGDSVTIEIEGIGSLTNPVIAEGESA
- a CDS encoding cyclase family protein, with translation MSSTLPRLSASHWNWSVLVAVVFVLSHGVNAWSEEPRFIDHSLLIAPEYPCTWPSHPFPRFALIHQRTIGPESAYNIDTLLIDGNTGTQLDVPPHSVARPDLKREKSGPLGLAYTDKIEPWQFGGEACVVDVRDLLDQAPKGVSPLVKPAHIERFEKQHRQVRFGDVVLFRSGYSDKYYRPLPEGRRFIAEILDRKAPGYPDPDPECMELLGKRGVLTLGTDSASMGPLPDLAEPTHYAGLKYGMIWTEGASNLGALPATGAFYCLLGPKHKDGPYSEGRAFSIVGGDLPMRLINSCRNKRAVDLSPTLAPQRPLTHPGIGTGDHRQVYLKIDFLYSEYLDMWHHGHLMDAMTGTHLVPPSFALPAAELPIPYAPEIRGWLQEYEKKYGRRGTSSLTTEQVPLDWTCGETRVIDVRSLVGSTQSTNWPASPEITVAHVEAYERTTNPLRPGDVVIFRTGHNDRNLLPPMDNSGMWIDPLRGKTEGWPAPGPDVIVYLKEKGIRCVASDAPDLGGVDPRRALMTYWALGSREMVGVEFLVNVDKIPAKGAYFLFVAVKVRDCHGGPGRAIVLY